A region from the uncultured Stenotrophomonas sp. genome encodes:
- a CDS encoding hypothetical protein (Evidence 5 : No homology to any previously reported sequences) — MQKAGFERISVRTLNNLAVQVFAQLVRIVFFYRNHWDCPIFPIITESFQPGSWLSHPRFRAIRSE; from the coding sequence ATGCAGAAAGCAGGCTTTGAACGGATCAGCGTGCGCACTCTCAACAACCTTGCGGTGCAGGTGTTCGCGCAACTGGTACGCATTGTCTTTTTCTACAGAAACCATTGGGATTGCCCGATCTTCCCGATCATCACCGAGTCGTTCCAGCCCGGAAGCTGGTTGAGCCATCCGAGATTCCGGGCAATCAGGTCGGAATAG
- a CDS encoding conserved hypothetical protein (Evidence 4 : Homologs of previously reported genes of unknown function) yields MVSVEKDNAYQLREHLHRKVVESAHADPFKACFLHFLGLSKDAPSSFDFPALSLYHRCAISGLGVLNETVSSPDVSRLLGQAAKIDSTPRPWVSDVFGVMAVKWLVGRMNDARIAREFENWISGFLAQQAGGDHLNLFEKDIAAYVLSGESSIYAGACVPLFLHYRTIRRIDDHQNRMALIGRFMGEFRAQAQGGASTALLSLMVYVFDQVNQDVAAVPPKGWSLDDLLEFLEHIPVGLKRWTWEDAGRTRGAEPVKWPVENEYHVQNLLYFLLGPIFNDIADEVNLQPVGQKNPRIDLYLPSLHTIIEVKYRKDVKKSFQALIGEIAEDASLYRADAKYKDARIVSILWDCTRATQEHAKFKEGVLKIDGIDGCVVTNAPSTMN; encoded by the coding sequence ATGGTTTCTGTAGAAAAAGACAATGCGTACCAGTTGCGCGAACACCTGCACCGCAAGGTTGTTGAGAGTGCGCACGCTGATCCGTTCAAAGCCTGCTTTCTGCATTTCTTAGGATTGTCGAAGGACGCCCCATCATCCTTCGACTTTCCGGCGCTCTCCTTGTATCACCGCTGCGCGATTTCGGGCCTCGGCGTTCTGAACGAAACCGTCTCCAGCCCGGATGTATCGCGCCTGCTCGGGCAGGCCGCAAAGATCGACTCCACGCCGCGCCCATGGGTCTCGGACGTATTCGGTGTCATGGCCGTGAAATGGCTGGTCGGGCGAATGAACGATGCGCGTATCGCCCGCGAGTTCGAGAATTGGATATCCGGTTTCCTTGCGCAGCAGGCGGGCGGTGACCATCTCAATCTCTTCGAGAAAGATATCGCGGCGTATGTCCTCAGCGGCGAATCCTCCATCTATGCCGGCGCGTGCGTACCGCTCTTTCTTCACTACCGGACGATACGGCGGATCGACGATCACCAGAACCGCATGGCCCTGATCGGCCGTTTCATGGGCGAGTTCCGGGCGCAGGCGCAAGGCGGCGCATCAACGGCGCTCTTGAGTTTGATGGTTTACGTTTTCGACCAAGTTAATCAGGACGTGGCTGCCGTGCCGCCAAAAGGCTGGAGTCTCGATGATCTCTTGGAGTTTCTGGAGCATATCCCTGTTGGCCTCAAACGATGGACGTGGGAGGATGCAGGCCGCACCAGGGGCGCGGAGCCCGTCAAGTGGCCGGTAGAGAACGAATACCACGTCCAGAATCTTCTCTATTTCCTGCTCGGACCGATCTTCAATGACATCGCAGACGAAGTGAACCTCCAGCCCGTCGGACAGAAGAATCCGCGCATTGATCTTTACCTGCCCTCGCTCCACACGATCATTGAGGTCAAATACCGGAAGGACGTGAAGAAGTCCTTCCAAGCGCTTATCGGCGAGATTGCCGAAGACGCTTCGCTTTATCGCGCCGACGCGAAATACAAGGACGCACGGATCGTCAGTATCCTGTGGGACTGCACGCGCGCGACACAAGAACATGCCAAATTCAAGGAAGGTGTCTTAAAGATCGACGGAATTGATGGGTGTGTAGTAACTAACGCGCCCTCAACTATGAACTAG